A segment of the Daphnia pulex isolate KAP4 chromosome 10, ASM2113471v1 genome:
TTTAATTTTAGAATCATGTGTTCGTCGCATACCGATGATGTCTgctcatttttagtttttacctgATCgcaaaattcttaaaaaatcaTAGATAATTTCCATAAAACCCtgtaacattttcttcttttataacaaaatattttcctgGTAGTAAGTAggttattttaattaagacTCAATAATTGGGTCAATCCGACAtcatagaaaaaaagtttagtaaaatttctttctgcGTCAGATTTGTTTAAACATTGATAGACGCACGTCATTAGTGACACTTAGtgactaaattaaaagttccCCGTTTGATAACATCGAACGATTGAAACATTGAAGTTTGAACTGATTTGTTGACGATCAGTTACGTATGTACGTCACGTATGTTTGTAAATGAATTGcttcatgtttatttttcattgcTTTAGCCTAAATATAATAACACAAGCGAAGCTccaaattataaatttaaattcaaccACACAGTTAtatgatgtaaaaaaaaaaagacaaaaatgaacaatcaaatcattttgtcTAACTTGGAAATGATTTCAGTGGCGGCCTTCTTACTTTCGGCAGTAATATTGAACTCGACAATGTCTCGATTAAAAAACGACGTCATCTCCGTGGAGTTAAACGGGAATTGACCCAAAACGCCGAAAGCGTGACGGAGGGCGTCTTGGCCCAGCCAAGTATTTTCATCAGGTCGATGACACAAGTGCATGTAACGGAATAAACAAGTCTTGAGAACATAGGTGGTCAAGCTGGATTTCCTTGGAATTTCTCGTTTCAGATTATCCCTGGAATGGTGGAGTGCGGCTAGAAATTTCAGCAATTGATAGACCCTTGAAACGGAAGCATCCGCCTTCAACAACATGTCACGCTCCAAAGTTGGATAGGATAAACGCCACTGCTGACTACCAACCGATCCGGGTCGTTGGGGAACTAAGACGACGTCACTATTTGCATTATTGCCAACCACTTGAACTCCGATGGCGATATCGATGCTGATTTTCATCGCATCCGCAGGAGGTTTCCGGTGATAGAAGAAATACATGGTGACTCCCGTTTTACCGAGGATGACCGTTGGTGCCGATAAATAATCGCTGTGAATCAATTCAACTGCCTCGGCGATGGACTTTTGGAAAATGCCCAGTAATTTACTGACGTTAATCGGCCACTCTCCCGTTACATTCACGTGAGCTGGATCGTTACCGG
Coding sequences within it:
- the LOC124205126 gene encoding uncharacterized protein LOC124205126; protein product: MLQARGIFKIFIVTVIFSTKIDAKSVGITSAYSQVQSCQPSSDNAIKDFNIHQDQSTTLNETSDVQHGICYYNTTENSICLPHYEEWRNIHAAWHHPESGGNVQQQLGRSIIGYLDNHSHSRERCDKSPETCDWCRVGGHVEHYLNRLMKKVESICSLFAINELIHTGSSAEKTNIFRASEFDHLAILANFRQSRSDPNEITYTGNDPAHVNVTGEWPINVSKLLGIFQKSIAEAVELIHSDYLSAPTVILGKTGVTMYFFYHRKPPADAMKISIDIAIGVQVVGNNANSDVVLVPQRPGSVGSQQWRLSYPTLERDMLLKADASVSRVYQLLKFLAALHHSRDNLKREIPRKSSLTTYVLKTCLFRYMHLCHRPDENTWLGQDALRHAFGVLGQFPFNSTEMTSFFNRDIVEFNITAESKKAATEIISKLDKMI